A region of Catenibacterium mitsuokai DNA encodes the following proteins:
- a CDS encoding ParB/RepB/Spo0J family partition protein: MADKKKRLSKGLDAIFDTTSTGGDLQSMISAIESNSNEYSQEKVSIDLIRPNPYQPRKHFDQDKLNELAQSIKEHGILQPILLKKSIHGYDIVAGERRFRGANIAGLTEVPAIIVDFTDDQMMEIALLENIQREDLNAIEEAQAYKAMMDKMNLTQEELAGRIGKSRTHVTNTLRLLNINEKLQQYILEGILSMGHVRPLVGLDDETALKIANRAIKEKLSVRQVEDIVRGYKLAQKRKNAPKKEKNTTYTYAEDLLRKKFRTKVKVEEKTITLKYSDTEDLNRILEIMGVIEDI, translated from the coding sequence ATGGCAGATAAGAAAAAACGCTTAAGTAAAGGATTAGATGCAATCTTTGATACAACATCTACTGGTGGAGATCTTCAATCAATGATTTCTGCGATTGAAAGTAATTCTAATGAATACTCACAGGAAAAGGTTTCTATTGATTTAATCAGACCTAATCCTTATCAGCCTAGAAAACACTTTGATCAGGATAAGTTGAATGAATTAGCACAGTCTATTAAAGAACATGGTATCTTACAACCAATTCTATTAAAGAAATCTATTCATGGTTATGATATCGTAGCTGGTGAAAGAAGATTTAGAGGAGCGAATATTGCTGGATTAACTGAAGTACCTGCAATCATTGTAGACTTTACTGATGATCAGATGATGGAAATTGCGCTTCTTGAAAACATTCAGAGAGAAGATCTTAATGCGATTGAAGAAGCACAAGCTTATAAAGCCATGATGGATAAGATGAATCTGACTCAAGAAGAATTAGCTGGTCGTATTGGTAAATCAAGAACACATGTGACTAATACTTTAAGACTTCTTAATATCAATGAAAAGCTCCAGCAGTATATTCTAGAAGGTATTCTTTCTATGGGACATGTTAGACCATTAGTTGGTTTAGATGATGAAACAGCTCTTAAAATCGCCAATCGTGCCATTAAAGAGAAACTTTCTGTACGTCAAGTAGAAGATATAGTCAGAGGCTATAAACTTGCTCAGAAACGTAAAAATGCGCCTAAAAAAGAAAAGAATACAACTTATACATATGCGGAAGATTTACTAAGAAAGAAGTTCCGCACGAAAGTAAAGGTTGAAGAAAAAACAATTACTCTTAAATATTCTGATACAGAAGACCTAAATCGTATTCTAGAAATCATGGGTGTAATAGAAGATATCTAA
- a CDS encoding family 1 glycosylhydrolase, whose product MKQFPEGFLWGGAVAANQYEGGWKEGGKGITVSDCARSHLDVDVQDYKKQNEVTTADIEEALNTQDEVYYPKRHGADGYHHYKEDIKLFAEMGFKVFRLSIAWARIFPNGDDAVPNEEGLKFYDDVFDECLKYGIEPLVTISHYEPPINLVLNYDGWYSREVIDMFVRYCEVIVDRYKDKVKYWLTFNEVDSMIRHPYTTGALIKDRFPGKNFNEVIFQAMHHQFVASALATKIVHEARPDAKVGCMLTKLTYYPYTCKPEDVLQAQQDMRSTYCYSDTQVFGEYPAYLLSKFKNEGINIKMEPDDLKIMKEYPVDFVSFSYYSSSCVAKDDNGLKKTAANTNVAIKNPYIPSSDWGWQIDPIGLRISLVDLYDRYRKPLFVVENGLGAKDELVNGTVDDQYRIDYFDAHFKEMYNAIVEDGVDLMGYTSWGCIDIVSESTKQMSKRYGFIYVDCDDLGNGTYKRYKKKSFDYYKHVIETNGACLFED is encoded by the coding sequence ATGAAACAATTTCCAGAAGGATTTTTATGGGGCGGTGCTGTTGCTGCTAATCAGTATGAAGGTGGATGGAAGGAAGGCGGTAAAGGTATTACTGTCTCAGACTGTGCTAGAAGCCATTTAGATGTAGATGTACAGGACTATAAGAAACAAAATGAAGTCACTACAGCTGATATCGAAGAAGCATTAAACACACAGGATGAAGTATACTATCCAAAAAGACATGGTGCAGATGGATATCACCATTACAAAGAAGATATTAAGTTATTCGCAGAAATGGGCTTTAAAGTATTCCGTTTATCTATTGCCTGGGCAAGAATCTTCCCTAATGGTGATGATGCCGTACCTAATGAAGAAGGTTTAAAGTTCTATGATGATGTATTTGATGAATGTTTAAAATATGGTATTGAACCATTAGTCACTATTTCTCACTATGAACCACCTATTAATCTTGTATTAAATTATGATGGATGGTATTCAAGAGAAGTTATTGATATGTTTGTACGTTATTGTGAAGTGATTGTAGATAGATATAAGGATAAAGTAAAATACTGGCTTACTTTTAATGAAGTAGACTCTATGATCAGACACCCATATACTACAGGTGCACTTATTAAAGATCGTTTCCCAGGTAAGAACTTCAATGAAGTCATCTTCCAGGCAATGCATCATCAGTTTGTAGCGAGTGCACTTGCAACTAAGATCGTACATGAAGCAAGACCTGATGCTAAAGTAGGTTGTATGTTAACAAAGCTTACTTACTACCCATATACATGTAAACCTGAAGATGTTTTACAGGCACAGCAGGATATGAGAAGTACATATTGTTATAGTGATACACAGGTGTTTGGTGAATATCCAGCATACTTATTATCTAAATTCAAGAATGAAGGCATCAATATCAAGATGGAACCAGATGACTTAAAGATTATGAAAGAATATCCAGTTGATTTCGTTTCATTCTCTTATTATTCATCTAGCTGTGTTGCTAAAGATGACAATGGTTTAAAGAAGACTGCAGCTAACACTAATGTGGCTATTAAGAATCCATATATTCCATCATCTGACTGGGGATGGCAGATTGACCCTATTGGTTTAAGAATCTCTTTAGTAGACTTATATGACCGTTATAGAAAGCCATTATTCGTAGTAGAAAATGGTTTAGGTGCTAAGGATGAATTAGTGAATGGTACTGTAGATGATCAGTATAGAATTGATTACTTCGATGCACACTTTAAAGAAATGTATAATGCGATTGTAGAAGATGGTGTAGACCTCATGGGTTATACATCTTGGGGATGTATTGATATTGTTTCCGAATCTACAAAACAGATGTCTAAACGTTATGGTTTCATCTATGTAGATTGTGATGATCTAGGTAATGGTACTTATAAACGTTATAAGAAGAAATCATTTGATTATTACAAACATGTCATTGAAACAAATGGTGCATGCTTATTTGAAGATTAA
- a CDS encoding NAD(P)/FAD-dependent oxidoreductase — translation MRENYDVIVVGAGPAGIMASYEFVLKNPNLSVLLIDKGRAVTARHCPIKDKKIKQCPVIKDNEPGCLPACSITCGFGGAGAYSDGKFNITSEFGGWLTDYLPANEVEDVIRYVDSLYLKHGATKDITDPTTDKVKEIEHRGYAVGLKLLRAKVRHLGTEENLRIMTEMQETLKEHIDIQFNTEVEDIIVEDNTIKGIKLAKGDIITASKVLLAPGRDGATWLDAIFKKHGLDLYNNQVDIGVRVETSNIVMDEINKNLYEGKFIYNTSVGTRVRTFCSNPSGHVVIENHEGTMMANGHAYHDPKLGSDNTNFALLVSHVFSEPFNQPNEFAHQVAQLANKLSNGSIIVQRYGDIKKGRRTTEKRLKEGYTVPTLPEAVPGDLGLVLPYNTMKSIVEMIEALDHVTPGIANEHTLLYGVEAKFYSARPKVREGFETLVDGLYVAGDGAGLTRGLAQAGANGILVARDIIKRLGE, via the coding sequence ATGAGAGAAAATTATGATGTAATTGTAGTAGGTGCTGGTCCAGCAGGAATTATGGCAAGTTATGAATTCGTATTAAAGAATCCTAACTTATCAGTATTATTAATTGATAAAGGAAGAGCAGTGACTGCAAGACATTGTCCTATCAAAGATAAGAAGATCAAACAGTGTCCAGTGATCAAGGATAATGAACCAGGCTGTTTACCAGCATGTTCTATTACATGTGGATTTGGTGGTGCCGGTGCTTATTCTGATGGTAAGTTTAATATTACAAGTGAATTTGGTGGATGGCTTACTGATTATCTTCCAGCTAATGAAGTAGAAGATGTAATTCGTTATGTAGATAGCTTATATTTAAAGCATGGGGCAACTAAAGATATTACCGACCCAACTACAGACAAAGTAAAAGAAATCGAACACAGAGGCTATGCAGTCGGATTAAAGTTATTACGTGCTAAGGTCAGACATTTAGGTACAGAAGAAAACTTACGTATCATGACTGAAATGCAGGAAACATTAAAGGAACATATTGATATCCAGTTTAATACAGAAGTAGAAGATATTATTGTAGAAGATAATACAATCAAGGGTATAAAACTTGCGAAAGGTGATATCATTACAGCCTCTAAAGTATTACTTGCACCAGGTAGAGATGGTGCGACATGGCTCGATGCTATCTTTAAGAAACATGGCTTAGATCTTTATAACAACCAGGTAGATATTGGTGTACGTGTAGAAACATCTAATATCGTTATGGATGAAATCAATAAGAACTTATATGAAGGTAAGTTCATCTATAACACATCTGTAGGTACAAGAGTAAGAACATTCTGTTCAAACCCTAGTGGACATGTTGTAATAGAAAACCATGAAGGGACAATGATGGCCAATGGACATGCTTATCATGATCCTAAATTAGGGTCTGACAATACTAACTTTGCATTATTAGTATCTCATGTATTCTCTGAACCATTTAACCAGCCTAATGAATTTGCCCATCAGGTGGCTCAATTAGCAAACAAACTTTCAAATGGTTCTATCATCGTACAGAGATATGGAGATATCAAAAAGGGTAGAAGAACAACTGAAAAGCGTTTAAAAGAAGGTTATACAGTGCCTACATTACCAGAAGCTGTTCCAGGTGATTTAGGTCTTGTATTACCATACAATACAATGAAATCAATCGTAGAAATGATTGAAGCATTAGATCACGTAACACCAGGTATTGCGAATGAACATACATTACTTTATGGTGTAGAAGCTAAATTCTATAGTGCAAGACCAAAGGTAAGAGAAGGATTTGAAACTCTTGTAGATGGTTTATATGTTGCCGGTGATGGTGCAGGTTTAACACGTGGACTTGCTCAGGCAGGTGCTAATGGAATCTTAGTTGCAAGAGATATTATTAAAAGATTAGGAGAATAA